Proteins co-encoded in one Spirosoma endbachense genomic window:
- a CDS encoding alpha/beta fold hydrolase: MEQQNYLTSSGYAPVNNLSIYYEIYGEGKPLLLLHGTYMTIPLNFAQLIPQLARTRKVIAVEMQGHGRTADSDRPYSYDALADDAAGLLKYLGIDHADVLGYSLGGTVGLALTIRHPNLVNKLIVVSSAWQYDAWTQSVKDQLAFLATKAPEFLTNTPLKVEYDRVAPESEHWPLFVTKAAQFVSTPFDLGVDNIKRITAPVLLIMGDNDGADLKKVAELYSLLGGGVSGDMAGLPKSELAILPAMTHVGLMGVADKLQALINPFLDKDQ, translated from the coding sequence ATGGAACAACAAAACTATTTGACATCGTCGGGCTATGCTCCGGTAAACAACCTTTCTATCTATTACGAAATATATGGTGAAGGCAAGCCATTACTGCTGCTGCATGGCACCTACATGACCATTCCGCTTAATTTTGCCCAACTTATTCCTCAGCTTGCCCGTACCCGTAAAGTAATTGCGGTCGAAATGCAGGGGCATGGAAGAACGGCTGATTCTGACCGTCCATATTCTTACGATGCCCTCGCCGACGATGCGGCTGGCCTGCTGAAATACCTCGGTATTGATCACGCTGACGTTCTGGGTTATAGCCTGGGGGGAACAGTTGGTTTAGCGCTCACTATACGCCACCCCAACCTGGTCAATAAACTAATTGTCGTTTCGTCGGCCTGGCAATATGACGCCTGGACACAGTCTGTTAAGGATCAGCTTGCATTTCTGGCCACAAAAGCCCCCGAATTTCTAACGAATACGCCCTTGAAAGTCGAGTATGATCGGGTAGCTCCTGAATCGGAGCATTGGCCGTTGTTCGTAACAAAGGCGGCTCAGTTTGTTTCAACACCATTTGATCTGGGTGTCGACAACATCAAACGTATAACTGCGCCTGTTCTTTTAATTATGGGGGATAATGACGGGGCTGATCTGAAAAAAGTAGCGGAGCTATATTCCCTGCTGGGAGGTGGTGTTTCCGGCGATATGGCTGGTTTACCTAAGTCGGAACTGGCGATATTGCCTGCAATGACCCATGTGGGGCTTATGGGAGTAGCCGACAAGTTACAGGCGCTCATAAATCCATTTTTAGATAAGGATCAATAA
- a CDS encoding outer membrane beta-barrel protein, translated as MKATFYSLTLFILTLTTSFGQILTRGNVSGQVGTVAGKPLEFATMMLVKAKDSTLVKGAISEVTGKYVFEHIGAGNYRVAAQQIGYRKIYSDAFVIDETHPAIELPTLAMTEESKNLTEVNVVAKKPFIEQQVDRTVVNVENSIVSSGNTALEVLEKAPGVTIDRQNDQIQLKGKSGVIVYIDGKQTYLSQQEVANLLKNTPSDNIATIEIITNPGSKYDAAGNSGIINIKMKKNKNFGTNGTFIVGTGYGWVNNLSGVRDDLPKFNTSLNLNHREGKVNLFGNYSYVNRQSSQSNEINRTIPFNGKTTYFDQYSFRPNTFVGHSYKAGMDYFVSKKSTVGVLVNGFSNDWRSAGINNTYISDDNHQLTSKPTTKTDARQFLSNVTGNINYKYEFDGKGREWTVDADYVHYGGKSNNNLSTIYYNNANETTRPNQDVQNNMPSTINIMAFKTDYVHPLKNGGKFEAGLKTSFVKADNNTIYDTLQQETKQWLPDASRSNQFKYDENINAAYLNYAGKLDKKTKIQMGLRAEHTHSIGTSVTLNQVVDRNYLNLFPTLFLSRQLDSTNTLNLSYSRRIDRPDYQNLNPFVFYLDPYTYQKGNPFLRPQYTNSIELTHVYKSTISTTLGFSRTTDFINRETPRQIPAENITYVTPENLGSLDNINLNVSFPVVVAKWWRMQNNVSTYYTHYQTFYSGTPYEVKLVAFNLYSSNNFTLNKTLSAELSAWYNSSSQYGFYRAQPMGAFSLGLQKKVMEGKGNIKLNVSDPFWLNKFNGRAMVQDINFRVRSQWESRRIMLTFTYRFGNQNVKTARQRNSATSAEQSRVGGQN; from the coding sequence ATGAAAGCGACATTTTACTCTTTGACATTATTTATACTGACGCTGACCACGTCGTTTGGACAGATCCTGACGCGCGGTAACGTAAGTGGGCAAGTAGGCACAGTGGCCGGTAAACCACTCGAATTTGCGACTATGATGCTCGTAAAAGCAAAAGATTCGACGCTCGTAAAAGGAGCTATCAGCGAAGTAACCGGTAAATACGTCTTCGAACATATCGGGGCAGGAAATTACCGGGTAGCCGCTCAACAGATCGGGTACCGCAAAATATATAGTGATGCATTCGTGATCGATGAAACGCATCCAGCGATTGAATTGCCTACACTGGCGATGACTGAAGAATCGAAAAACCTGACTGAAGTAAATGTGGTGGCAAAAAAACCATTTATCGAACAGCAGGTAGACCGCACCGTCGTCAACGTTGAAAATAGCATTGTATCCAGCGGTAACACGGCTCTGGAAGTACTGGAAAAAGCACCGGGCGTAACCATTGATCGCCAGAACGACCAGATTCAGTTGAAAGGCAAATCGGGGGTAATCGTCTATATCGATGGAAAACAGACGTATCTCTCCCAGCAGGAAGTAGCGAATCTGCTGAAAAATACGCCGAGTGATAACATCGCTACGATTGAGATTATTACCAATCCGGGGTCGAAATACGATGCCGCTGGTAACTCCGGGATTATTAATATCAAGATGAAGAAGAACAAGAATTTCGGTACGAATGGAACGTTTATCGTTGGAACGGGCTACGGCTGGGTGAATAACCTGAGCGGTGTTCGTGACGACCTGCCGAAATTCAACACGTCTCTGAATCTGAATCACCGCGAGGGTAAAGTGAACCTGTTCGGTAACTATAGCTACGTGAATCGGCAGAGTTCGCAGAGCAACGAAATTAACCGTACGATTCCCTTCAATGGCAAGACGACCTATTTTGATCAGTATTCGTTCCGGCCAAACACGTTCGTAGGGCATTCGTACAAAGCCGGTATGGATTATTTTGTGAGCAAGAAAAGTACAGTTGGGGTGCTGGTCAACGGTTTTTCAAATGACTGGCGTTCAGCGGGTATCAACAACACGTACATCAGCGATGATAATCACCAGCTGACCAGCAAGCCAACTACAAAAACCGATGCCCGCCAATTTTTGTCAAACGTAACGGGTAACATTAACTATAAGTACGAATTTGACGGGAAAGGTCGTGAGTGGACTGTAGACGCCGATTATGTTCACTATGGTGGCAAGAGCAACAACAACTTAAGCACCATCTATTATAACAACGCGAACGAAACGACCCGGCCAAATCAGGATGTGCAGAATAACATGCCATCTACGATCAATATTATGGCCTTCAAAACGGATTATGTTCATCCGCTGAAGAATGGCGGTAAGTTTGAAGCCGGTCTGAAAACGAGTTTCGTAAAGGCCGATAACAACACCATTTACGATACGCTTCAGCAGGAAACAAAACAGTGGTTACCTGATGCCAGTCGCTCGAATCAGTTCAAATACGACGAGAATATCAATGCCGCCTATCTGAACTATGCCGGAAAGCTGGACAAGAAAACCAAAATACAGATGGGATTGCGGGCTGAACATACGCACTCAATCGGTACGTCGGTTACGCTCAACCAGGTCGTTGATCGTAATTATCTGAACTTATTCCCGACTTTGTTTCTGTCGAGACAACTTGATTCGACCAATACACTGAATCTGTCGTATAGCCGCCGGATCGATCGCCCTGACTATCAAAATCTGAATCCGTTCGTGTTCTATCTGGACCCCTATACCTACCAAAAAGGAAATCCGTTCCTGCGGCCTCAGTATACCAACTCGATTGAACTGACGCATGTATACAAGAGCACAATTTCAACAACATTGGGATTCAGTCGCACAACAGATTTTATTAACCGCGAAACGCCCCGGCAGATTCCGGCAGAAAATATCACGTATGTAACACCCGAAAACCTGGGTTCGCTCGACAATATTAACCTGAATGTCAGCTTCCCGGTGGTGGTTGCAAAGTGGTGGAGAATGCAGAACAATGTAAGTACTTATTACACACATTACCAGACGTTTTATTCAGGAACACCCTACGAGGTGAAACTGGTAGCCTTCAACCTGTATTCATCGAATAATTTCACGCTGAACAAAACCCTGTCGGCTGAACTATCGGCCTGGTATAACTCATCGTCGCAGTATGGTTTCTACCGTGCCCAGCCGATGGGAGCTTTCAGCCTGGGCCTTCAGAAGAAGGTGATGGAAGGGAAAGGTAATATAAAACTGAATGTTAGCGACCCATTCTGGCTCAATAAGTTTAATGGCCGGGCAATGGTACAGGATATCAACTTCCGTGTTCGCTCGCAGTGGGAAAGCCGTCGGATTATGCTGACGTTCACGTACCGCTTCGGCAACCAGAACGTAAAAACAGCCCGTCAGCGTAATTCAGCAACATCTGCTGAACAGAGCCGGGTTGGAGGGCAAAATTAA